From the Lolium rigidum isolate FL_2022 chromosome 2, APGP_CSIRO_Lrig_0.1, whole genome shotgun sequence genome, one window contains:
- the LOC124688012 gene encoding probable aquaporin TIP2-1, translating to MVKLTFGSCGDSFSATSIKAYVSEFIATLLFVFAGVGSAIAYGKLTSDGALDPAGLVAIAIAHAFALFVGVAVAANISGGHLNPAVTFGLAVGGNITILTGIFYWVAQLLGSTAACFLLKFVTHGKAIPTHAVAAGMNEFEGVVMEIIITFALVYTVYATAADPKKGSLGTIAPIAIGFIVGANILAAGPFSGGSMNPARSFGPAVAAGDFAGNWVYWVGPLIGGGLAGLVYGDVFIASYQPVADHDYA from the exons ATGGTGAAACTCACATTCGGAAGCTGCGGCGACTCCTTCAGCGCCACGTCCATCAAGGCCTATGTGTCCGAGTTCATCGCCACCCTCCTCTTTGTGTTCGCCGGCGTCGGGTCCGCCATTGCCTACG GCAAACTGACCAGTGATGGCGCTCTGGACCCGGCTGGCCTCGTGGCCATCGCGATCGCCCACGCCTTCgccctcttcgtcggcgtcgcggTCGCCGCAAACATCTCCGGCGGGCATCTCAACCCCGCCGTGACCTTCGGCCTTGCCGTCGGCGGAAACATCACCATCCTCACCGGGATCTTCTACTGGGTCGCCCAGCTgctcggctccaccgccgcctgctTTCTGCTCAAGTTCGTCACCCACGGGAAG GCCATCCCGACGCACGCCGTCGCTGCCGGCATGAACGAGTTCGAGGGCGTGGTGATGGAGATCATCATCACCTTCGCGCTGGTCTACACGGTGTACGCCACGGCCGCCGACCCCAAGAAGGGCTCCCTCGGCACCATCGCCCCCATCGccatcggcttcatcgtcggCGCCAACATCCTCGCCGCCGGCCCATTCAGCGGCGGCTCCATGAACCCCGCCCGCTCCTTCggccccgccgtcgccgccggcgacttCGCTGGAAACTGGGTCTACTGGGTCGGCCCTCTCATCGGTGGCGGCCTCGCCGGGCTCGTCTACGGCGATGTCTTCATCGCATCCTACCAGCCGGTCGCCGACCACGACTACGCATAA